A single Saccopteryx bilineata isolate mSacBil1 chromosome 7, mSacBil1_pri_phased_curated, whole genome shotgun sequence DNA region contains:
- the FAN1 gene encoding fanconi-associated nuclease 1 isoform X1, producing MTAGRGPRPRAPPAVPPREPRVSDTTMPGAGPSAAKRPRRSLSSRRTEKDKSRSIVLLFQNAPPARLACPVCRALVARYDLNRHLDDRCAGGSAPTGPAASPAALAGAAAGPATPEKPPPSKTHVTPDPGDPAKTGSKKQTSPYFSGDGGAACGQRGERTRADVTVVPLGSPSSKFRRLLEAQRAVGRKEESAPRPPPRPSAAAVVCRTESCSEVEDHDQSLENSSQKENLFAYDSLREQNTETAAEGAKVREAGNQEPAEDSGRATYPAAFPGDAPVPPPESPPGDRVQSASGDSLAEHEHSQQVAGEGPENREAGVGEEVQVTAASDAETPFSSQEAQPHSPAPDASKRSDTQKRPLGGDRGSKNETTCGVPPEPGSRLGAPGELLPASPGHPYYLWSFLVVLGAVFENEEDGALFNEQEKGVVTRFRQLSDSGQKLYVRLFQRKFSWIKVNKLEYEEIAPDLAPVVGELRQARFLQTESELQDLPDVLELLSVPELRALAKTFRVASHRQKQQLVEALLSLARQPSVCMWGRGPPGVGAVMLQRAKDLAGGSLRLCAGPRAVFSRALLLFSLTDDLEEEEAACGGQGQLSTVLLVRLGRVAFPQYTVNRSTRVFQDRDDLIRYAAAAHTLSSISAAMANGRWEEAHALAQGAKRDWDALRNHPSLRYHETLPLFLRRFTVGWMYTRIRSRAVEVLQRLHMYGEAVQELEELLSQTVYCPDRRGRWWDRLALNLHQHLKRLEPAAKCIAEGLADPQVRTGHRLSLYQRAVRLRESPSARRYWHLLCQVPEVTVQDVTHVTITGRLCPQHGTSKSVFVMEAGRAPAPATVLCSVEELALAHYRRSGFDQGIHGEGSTFTTLYGLLLWDVIFMDGVPDVFRNAYQALPLDLCTDGFFASRRPTIEARLQQIHGAPTEHLRAWVAATWQAQEGRAASIVSWDRFASLQQAQDLVSCLGGPILSGVCRRLAVDYRHCRGGLPDLVVWSSEDHRCKLVEVKGPNDRLSHKQMVWLDELQRLGADVEVCNVAATGAKGSSLR from the exons ATGACAGCAGGCCGAGGCCCCCGGCCCCGGGCGCCGCCCGCCGTCCCGCCGCGTGAGCCTCGCGTTTCCGACACCACGATGCCGGGAGCGGGACCGTCCGCGGCGAAAAGGCCCCGGAGGAGTTTATCGAGCCGCCGGACCGAGAAGGACAAGTCCCGGTCCATCGTGCTGCTGTTTCAGAACGCGCCGCCGGCCCGGCTCGCCTGCCCCGTGTGCAGGGCCCTGGTAGCCAGGTACGACCTCAACCGGCACCTGGACGACAGGTGCGCCGGCGGCAGCGCCCCCACCGGTCCCGCTGCGTCCCCCGCGGCGCTGGCCGGTGCTGCCGCCGGCCCTGCCACTCCAGAGAAGCCGCCACCGTCCAAGACGCACGTCACTCCCGACCCGGGCGACCCGGCAAAGACGGGCTCCAAGAAGCAGACCAGCCCCTACTTCTCCGGGGACGGCGGCGCGGCCTGCGGACAGCGGGGCGAGCGGACCCGGGCTGACGTTACGGTCGTGCCCTTGGGGAGCCCGTCGTCCAAGTTCCGAAGGCTCCTGGAGGCCCAGAGAGCGGTCGGGAGGAAGGAGGAATCGGCCCCTCGTCCCCCTCCGCGCCCCTCGGCTGCCGCCGTGGTGTGCAGGACGGAGAGCTGCTCGGAGGTGGAGGACCACGACCAGAGTTTGGAGAACAGTTCTCAGAAGGAAAACCTGTTTGCCTATGATTCTCTTCGGGAACAAAATACGGAGACGGCCGCAGAAGGCGCTAAAGTAAGGGAAGCCGGAAACCAAGAGCCTGCCGAGGACTCTGGGCGAGCCACCTACCCCGCTGCCTTCCCCGGGGATGCTCCTGTGCCACCCCCAGAATCGCCTCCTGGGGACAGAGTACAGTCCGCTTCAGGGGACAGTCTTGCAGAGCACGAGCATAGCCAACAGGTAGCTGGGGAAGGGCCCGAAAACCGTGAGGCAGGTGTTGGTGAAGAAGTACAGGTGACCGCAGCTTCGGACGCTGAAACACCGTTCTCCAGCCAGGAGGCACagccccacagcccagcccctgaCGCTTCTAAACGCAGTGACACCCAGAAACGGCCtctgggaggggacagaggctcAAAGAATGAAACCACTTGCGGGGTTCCTCCGGAGCCGGGGTCACGCCTGGGTGCCCCGGGTGAGCTGCTCCCCGCCTCGCCTGGCCACCCGTACTACCTCTGGAGCTTCCTGGTGGTGCTGGGAGCCGTGTTTGAGAACGAAGAGGACGGGGCGCTCTTCAACGAGCAGGAGAAGGGGGTTGTGACTAGGTTCCGTCAGTTGTCAG ATAGTGGTCAGAAGCTCTATGTAAGGCTTTTCCAACGTAAATTCAGCTGGATTAAGGTGAATAAACTGGAATATGAAGAGATCGCCCCAGACCTAGCGCCTGTGGTCGGAGAACTGCGGCAAGCCCGCTTTCTGCAGACAG aatcagAGTTGCAAGACCTCCCTGACGTGCTTgagctcctctctgtccctgaactGAGGGCCCTGGCGAAGACCTTCCGCGTGGCGAGCCACCGGCAGAAACAGCAGCTGGTGGAGGCCTTGCTCAGCCTGGCCCGCCAGCCCTCGGTCTGCATGTGGGGCAGGGGCCCACCTGGCGTCGGGGCAGTGATGTTGCAAAG GGCCAAGGACCTGGCAGGCGGCTCGCTGCGGCTGTGTGCGGGCCCGCGGGCTGTGTTCTCCCGCGCTCTGCTGCTCTTCTCCCTGACGGAcgacctggaggaggaggaggctgcctGTGGCGGGCAGGGGCAGCTGTCCACTGTGCTGCTGGTCAGGCTTGGCCGAGTGGCGTTTCCTCAGTACACTGTCAACCGGAGCACCCGTGTCTTCCAGGACAGGGACGACCTCATCAG ATACGCAGCTGCCGCCCACACGCTGAGCAGCATTTCTGCCGCCATGGCCAACGGCCGCTGGGAGGAAGCCCACGCCCTGGCTCAGGGTGCCAAGAGAGACTGGGACGCCCTGAGAAACCACCCTTCCCTGAG GTACCACGAGACTCTGCCGCTCTTCCTGCGGCGTTTCACCGTGGGGTGGATGTACACGAGGATTCGGTCCCGGGCCGTTGAAGTCCTGCAGAGACTCCACATGTACGGG GAGGCGGTCCAGGAACTGGAGGAGCTCTTGTCCCAGACAGTCTACTGTCCTGACCGCAGGGGCCGCTGGTGGGACCGGCTGGCACTCAACCTCCACCAGCACCTGAAACGTCTCGAACCG GCTGCCAAGTGCATCGCAGAAGGGCTGGCAGACCCCCAGGTGCGGACAGGACATCGCCTGTCACTCTATCAGAGAGCCGTGCGCCTGAGAGAGTCCCCGAGCGCTCGGAGATACTGGCACCTCCTCTGTCAGGTGCCGGAAGTCACCGTGCAGGACGTGACACAC GTGACCATCACAGGCCGGCTGTGCCCGCAGCACGGGACGAGCAAGTCAGTGTTTGTGATGGAGGCCGGGAgggcccccgcccccgccacagTCCTGTGCTCTGTGGAGGAGCTGGCACTGGCCCACTACAGACGCAGCGGCTTCGACCAAG GGATCCACGGGGAAGGGTCCACCTTCACCACCCTGTACGGCCTCCTCCTGTGGGACGTCATCTTCATGGACGGGGTCCCAGACGTCTTCAGAAACGCCTACCAG GCACTTCCGCTGGATTTGTGCACGGATGGCTTCTTCGCGAGCAGGAGGCCCACCATCGAGGCCAGGCTGCAGCAGATCCACGGGGCCCCCACCGAGCACCTGCGGGCCTGGGTGGCTgccacctggcaggcccaggaGGGCCGTGCGGCATCCATCGTCAGCTGGGACCGCTTTGCTTCTCTGCAGCAAGCTCAG GACCTGGTTTCCTGTTTGGGGGGCCCTATCCTGAGTGGCGTGTGCCGGCGCCTGGCTGTGGACTACCGGCACTGCCGGGGGGGCCTGCCCGACCTGGTGGTGTGGAGCTCCGAGGACCACCGCTGCAAG CTGGTGGAAGTGAAGGGCCCCAACGACCGCCTCTCGCACAAGCAGATGGTCTGGCTGGATGAGCTGCAGAGGCTGGGGGCCGACGTGGAGGTCTGCAACGTGGCGGCCACGGGGGCCAAGGGCTCAAGCCTGCGCTGA